In Carya illinoinensis cultivar Pawnee chromosome 7, C.illinoinensisPawnee_v1, whole genome shotgun sequence, the following are encoded in one genomic region:
- the LOC122316834 gene encoding SPX domain-containing protein 1-like — MKFWKILNSLIEETLPDWRDKFLSYKDLKKQLKLIYPKDDDTHKMPDKRPRLDSDPNVDASYCPPELSKEVDDFVRLLEDEIEKFNGFFVDKEEEYVIRWKELQDRIAKVKDSNEELMEVGREVVDFHGEMVLLENYSALNYTGLVKILKKYEKRSGALIRLPFIQRVMQQPFFTTDVLNKLVKECESMLDQIFSKNDPSGPPEGTNNEEGSDSKAVTESKKTQLKVPKELEEIKHMESMYMKLTISALRVLKEVRGGSSTVSVFSLPPLQNNTREMKNITVLEQAAK, encoded by the exons ATGAAGTTTTGGAAGATCCTCAACAGCCTAATCGAGGAGACCCTACCGGACTGGCGGGACAAGTTCTTGTCCTATAAGGACCTCAAAAAGCAGCTCAAGCTTATCTACCCCAAGGACGACGATACCCACAAGATGCCTGATAAACGGCCCAGATTGGATTCGGACCCCAACGTCGACGCATCTTATTGTCCACCCGAGCTGTCCAAGGAGGTCGACGATTTCGTCAGGCTTTTGGAGGACGAGATCGAGAAGTTCAACGGCTTCTTCGTCgacaaggaggaggagtacgtTATTCGGTGGAAg GAACTGCAAGATAGGATAGCAAAGGTGAAGGATTCAAATGAAGAGTTGATGGAAGTAGGGAGAGAAGTAGTGGATTTTCATGGAGAGATGGTTTTGTTAGAGAATTACAGTGCACTCAACTACACAG GACTAGTGAAGATACTGAAGAAATATGAGAAGCGAAGTGGTGCTCTCATTCGCTTGCCTTTTATCCAAAGGGTCATGCAACAACCATTCTTCACAACTGATGTCCTTAACAAGCTTGTGAAGGAGTGTGAGAGCATGCTGGATCAAATTTTCTCCAAGAATGACCCGTCAGGCCCACCTGAAGGAACCAATAACGAAGAAGGTAGTGATTCTAAGGCTGTGACTGAAAGTAAAAAAACTCAACTTAAAGTTCCCAAAGAACTTGAAGAAATCAAGCATATGGAGAGCATGTACATGAAGCTAACAATATCGGCACTCCGTGTCCTGAAGGAGGTCCGGGGCGGAAGCTCAACAGTGAGCGTGTTTTCATTACCCCCTTTGCAAAATAATACAAGGGAGATGAAAAATATAACAGTTCTAGAACAAGCAGCCAAATAG
- the LOC122316456 gene encoding DEAD-box ATP-dependent RNA helicase 15-like — protein sequence MGETRENDGYEEELVDYDDEEANAPASALKVNGEATKKGYVGIHSSGFRDFLLKPELLRAIVDSGFEHPSEVQHECIPQAILGMDVICQAKSGMGKTAVFVLSTLQQIEPVAGQVSAIVLCHTRELAYQICHEFERFSTYLPDLKVAVFYGGVNIKVHKDLLKNECPHIVVGTPGRILALGRDKDLSLKNVRHFILDECDKMLESLDMRRDVQEIFKMTPHDKQVMMFSATLSKEIRPVCKRFMQEPMEIYVDDEAKLTLHGLVQHYIKLSESEKNRKLNDLLDALDFNQVVIFVKSVSRAAELNKLLKECNFPSICIHSGMSQEERLTRYKGFKEGQSRILVATDLVGRGIDIERVNIVINYDMPDSADTYLHRVGRAGRFGTKGLAITFVSSASDSDVLNNVQMRFEVDIKELPEQIDTSTYMPS from the exons ATGGGAGAAACCAGGGAGAACGATGGGTACGAGGAAGAGCTTGTAGACTACGACGACGAAGAAGCCAATGCCCCAGCCTCCGCGCTCAAAGTTAATGGCGAAGCCACCAAGAA GGGCTATGTTGGAATTCACAGTTCAGGATTCAGAGACTTCCTTCTGAAGCCAGAGCTTCTTCGAGCTATTGTGGACTCTGGATTTGAGCACCCGTCGGAAG TGCAACATGAATGTATCCCTCAAGCCATCCTGGGAATGGATGTCATTTGCCAAGCTAAGTCCGGAATGGGCAAAACTGCTGTTTTTGTTCTTTCAACATTGCAGCAGATTGAACCTGTTGCCGGACAAGTTTCTGCGATTGTGCTGTGTCATACTAGGGAGTTAGCTTACCAG ATTTGTCATGAGTTTGAGAGATTCAGTACATACCTACCTGATCTCAAGGTTGCTGTCTTCTATGGCGGGGTAAATATCAAAGTGCACAAggatttgctgaaaaatgaatgCCCTCATATTGTTGTTGGAACGCCTGGAAGAATATTAGCACTGGGAAGAGATAAGGACCTTTCTCTGAAGAATGTGAGGCATTTTATTCTCGATGAATGTGACAAGATGCTTGAATCGCTAG ACATGAGGAGAGATGTGCAGGAGATTTTCAAGATGACTCCTCATGATAAACAAGTTATGATGTTTTCTGCAACACTCAGCAAAGAAATACGGCCAGTTTGTAAGAGATTTATGCAAGAA CCAATggaaatttatgttgatgacgaGGCCAAGTTGACTCTTCATGGTCTTGTTCAG CACTACATCAAATTGAGCGAGTCAGAGAAAAATCGCAAGTTGAATGACCTCCTCGATGCGTTGGACTTTAATCAAGTTGTTATCTTTGTCAAAAGTGTCAGTAGAGCAGCTGAGCTGAACAAGCTACTGAAGGAGTGTAATTTCCCCTCGATATGCATCCATTCTGGGATGTCCCAAGAGGAAAG ATTGACACGCTACAAGGGCTTTAAGGAGGGGCAGTCGAGGATTCTCGTGGCCACAGATTTGGTTGGCAGGGGGATCGATATTGAACGTGTTAACATTGTCATTAATTATGACATGCCAGATTCTGCTGACACTTACCTGCACAGG GTTGGTAGAGCTGGTCGGTTCGGTACTAAAGGGCTTGCAATTACATTTGTTTCATCTGCTTCTGACTCGGATGTTCTCAATAAT GTTCAGATGAGGTTTGAGGTGGATATAAAGGAACTTCCTGAGCAAATTGATACCTCTACATACA TGCCATCGTAA